From Chryseobacterium sp. H1D6B, a single genomic window includes:
- a CDS encoding hemolysin family protein: MDSDIVRLLLALFLVLLNGFFVAAEFSIVKVRYSQIQIKAAEGHSMAKQAEHIIKHLDEYLSATQLGITLASLALGWVGESAMHHIIANIFDYVNFNLSEPTVTSISFIISFLIITVMHIVFGELIPKSIAIRKSEATTMATAIPLRIFYVVFKPFIWLMNSMSNGFLRLLKIHPASEQEIHSTEELQLLVKQSADSGEIEEENYEIIKNAFDFTDHSAKQIMVPRQNITSIDIDEDISAIIDKIMESGYSRIPVYVNSIDNIIGVFYTKEIIREFVKRKGNLNHDDLKELMRDSFFVVGSKKISDLLKIFQQKKQHLAIVIDEFGGTEGIITLEDILEELVGEIQDEEDDEDKLVDKIADNTYWVKATQPLEEINESLPKKLPLPEESEYNTLAGFILHELEDIPEENQEFDLENYHFKILKMNNKSVELVELVYKEPNTLDELADKLGEV; the protein is encoded by the coding sequence ATGGACTCGGACATAGTCAGGCTTTTGTTAGCCTTGTTTCTAGTATTACTTAATGGCTTTTTCGTAGCCGCAGAATTTTCAATTGTTAAAGTTCGTTACTCACAAATCCAAATAAAAGCTGCAGAAGGACATTCTATGGCTAAGCAGGCAGAGCACATCATCAAACACCTTGATGAATATCTATCTGCGACACAACTAGGTATCACATTGGCATCTCTTGCGTTGGGTTGGGTAGGTGAAAGTGCAATGCATCATATTATTGCAAATATTTTTGATTACGTCAACTTCAACTTAAGTGAACCAACCGTTACTTCTATCTCCTTTATAATCAGTTTCTTGATTATCACGGTGATGCATATTGTTTTTGGGGAGCTTATTCCTAAATCAATAGCGATCAGAAAATCTGAAGCCACTACAATGGCTACAGCAATTCCCTTAAGAATTTTTTATGTGGTTTTTAAACCATTTATCTGGTTAATGAACTCTATGTCAAATGGATTCTTAAGACTTCTGAAAATTCATCCGGCTTCTGAGCAGGAAATTCACTCTACTGAAGAACTGCAGCTTTTAGTAAAGCAGAGTGCAGACAGCGGAGAAATAGAGGAAGAAAACTATGAGATCATAAAAAATGCATTTGATTTTACAGATCACTCAGCAAAACAGATCATGGTTCCCAGACAAAATATTACTTCAATAGATATTGATGAAGATATCAGCGCTATTATCGATAAAATCATGGAAAGCGGGTATTCGAGAATTCCTGTGTATGTAAATTCTATCGATAATATTATTGGTGTTTTCTATACCAAGGAAATTATCAGGGAATTTGTAAAAAGAAAAGGTAACCTTAATCATGATGATTTAAAAGAATTAATGCGTGATTCTTTCTTCGTGGTAGGAAGCAAGAAGATTTCAGATCTATTAAAAATATTCCAGCAGAAAAAACAGCATTTAGCGATTGTAATTGATGAATTTGGAGGTACGGAAGGTATTATTACATTAGAAGATATCTTAGAAGAACTTGTAGGTGAAATTCAGGATGAAGAAGATGATGAAGACAAGCTGGTAGACAAAATAGCGGATAATACATATTGGGTAAAAGCTACACAGCCTTTAGAAGAAATCAATGAATCACTGCCGAAAAAGCTGCCTCTTCCTGAGGAAAGTGAATATAATACATTAGCAGGTTTCATTCTTCATGAACTTGAAGATATTCCGGAAGAAAATCAGGAATTTGATCTGGAAAATTATCATTTCAAAATCTTGAAAATGAATAATAAAAGTGTTGAGCTTGTAGAATTGGTTTATAAAGAACCAAATACGTTAGACGAATTAGCAGATAAGTTAGGAGAAGTTTAA
- the atpG gene encoding ATP synthase F1 subunit gamma — MANLKEIRGRISSISSTMQITRAMKMVSAAKLKKAQDAIVMLRPYSEKLQEIIQNVNSSSDPDQVSIYAQKREVKRVLLIAVTSNRGLAGAFNSSIVKELNIQFQNNSKYEVEVLTIGKKAYDAVRRSRTVYANESAVFDNLSFDRVSNLTEAVMSSFKEGKFDEVYLIYNKFVNAATQEVTKEQLLPILMPETTEPLVETDYIFEPNRSEILDNLIPKSIKTQVFKAVLDSVASEHGARMTAMHKATDNAQSLKNDLVIFYNKARQAAITNEILEIVSGAEALKNS; from the coding sequence ATGGCAAACTTAAAAGAAATACGAGGAAGAATCAGTTCAATTTCATCTACGATGCAGATTACACGTGCTATGAAAATGGTTTCGGCAGCGAAGCTTAAAAAAGCACAGGATGCAATTGTAATGTTGAGACCTTATTCTGAGAAACTGCAGGAAATCATCCAGAATGTAAATTCTAGTTCAGATCCTGATCAAGTTTCTATTTACGCTCAAAAAAGAGAAGTTAAAAGAGTGCTTTTAATCGCTGTTACTTCAAACAGAGGGTTAGCTGGTGCTTTTAACTCATCTATTGTAAAAGAGCTTAATATTCAGTTTCAAAACAATTCTAAATACGAGGTTGAAGTTCTTACAATTGGTAAAAAAGCATATGATGCTGTAAGAAGAAGCCGTACAGTATATGCGAATGAAAGTGCCGTTTTTGATAATTTAAGCTTTGATAGAGTTTCTAACCTTACTGAAGCCGTAATGAGCAGCTTTAAAGAAGGTAAATTTGACGAAGTTTATTTGATTTATAATAAATTCGTGAATGCTGCAACTCAGGAAGTAACTAAAGAACAGCTTCTTCCTATCTTAATGCCTGAAACTACAGAACCGTTAGTAGAAACAGATTATATCTTTGAACCAAACAGAAGTGAAATTTTGGATAATTTGATTCCAAAATCGATCAAAACTCAGGTTTTCAAAGCTGTTTTAGATTCAGTAGCATCAGAACATGGAGCGAGAATGACTGCGATGCATAAAGCAACAGATAACGCTCAGTCTCTGAAGAATGATCTAGTGATCTTCTATAACAAAGCTAGACAAGCAGCTATTACAAACGAAATCTTAGAGATTGTTTCTGGAGCAGAAGCTTTAAAGAATTCATAA
- the atpA gene encoding F0F1 ATP synthase subunit alpha — translation MAEINPAEVSAILKQQLANFDTQSNVEEVGTVLTIGDGIARVYGLENVQYGELVKFSSDVEGIVLNLEEDNVGVALLGESKLVREGDTVRRTKRISSIKVGEGMLGRVVDTLGNPIDGKGPITGDLYEMPLERKAPGVIFRQPVTEPLQTGIVAIDSMIPVGRGQRELIIGDRQTGKTTVAIDTIINQKEFYDAGQPVYCIYVAIGQKASTVAQIVKTLSDKGALAYTVIVAANASDPVPMQVYSAMAGASIGEFFRDSGRPALIVYDDLSKQAVAYRELSLLLRRPPGREAYPGDVFYLHSRLLERAAKIIADDNIARQMNDLPESLRPIVKGGGSLTALPIIETQAGDVSAYIPTNVISITDGQIFLESDLFNSGVRPAINVGISVSRVGGNAQIKSMKKVSGTLKLDQAQYKELEAFAKFGSDLDASTLAVISKGERNVELLKQPVNSPLPVDSQVAMIYAGTENLLRNVPIRKVKEFQKEYIEFLRSKHPDTMAAIKAGKIDNDITGVLKQAANDLASKYN, via the coding sequence ATGGCAGAAATAAATCCGGCAGAAGTATCTGCGATCTTAAAACAACAATTGGCCAACTTCGATACTCAATCTAACGTTGAGGAAGTAGGTACAGTTTTAACCATCGGTGATGGTATTGCTCGTGTATACGGGTTAGAAAACGTACAATACGGAGAGTTGGTTAAATTTTCTAGTGATGTAGAAGGTATTGTACTAAACCTTGAAGAAGACAACGTAGGTGTTGCTCTACTTGGTGAAAGTAAATTAGTAAGAGAAGGAGATACAGTAAGAAGAACAAAGAGAATCTCTTCTATCAAAGTAGGAGAAGGAATGTTAGGAAGAGTAGTAGACACTCTTGGTAACCCTATCGATGGTAAAGGTCCTATTACTGGGGATTTATACGAAATGCCATTAGAAAGAAAAGCTCCTGGAGTTATCTTCAGACAGCCGGTAACTGAGCCTTTACAAACAGGTATCGTTGCTATTGACTCTATGATCCCTGTAGGAAGAGGTCAGAGAGAGCTTATCATTGGTGACAGACAGACAGGTAAAACTACTGTTGCTATTGATACGATCATCAACCAAAAAGAATTTTATGATGCTGGCCAGCCAGTATATTGTATATATGTAGCTATCGGGCAGAAAGCATCTACAGTAGCTCAGATCGTTAAAACTCTTTCTGATAAAGGAGCTTTAGCCTATACTGTAATTGTTGCTGCTAACGCTTCAGATCCAGTTCCAATGCAGGTATATTCTGCAATGGCAGGAGCATCTATCGGTGAATTCTTCCGTGATTCAGGAAGACCGGCACTTATTGTTTATGATGATTTATCTAAACAGGCTGTTGCTTACCGTGAGCTTTCTCTTCTATTGAGAAGACCACCGGGCCGTGAAGCTTATCCTGGAGACGTTTTCTATCTTCACTCAAGATTATTGGAAAGAGCAGCTAAAATTATTGCTGATGACAATATCGCAAGACAAATGAACGATTTACCGGAGTCTTTAAGACCAATCGTAAAAGGAGGCGGTTCATTAACTGCACTTCCAATTATCGAAACTCAGGCTGGTGACGTTTCTGCATACATTCCAACGAACGTAATCTCTATTACAGACGGACAGATCTTCTTGGAGTCTGATCTATTCAACTCAGGGGTTCGTCCTGCGATTAACGTAGGGATCTCTGTATCTAGAGTAGGTGGTAACGCTCAGATCAAATCAATGAAAAAAGTTTCTGGTACGTTGAAACTAGATCAAGCTCAATACAAAGAATTAGAAGCTTTTGCTAAATTCGGTTCAGATCTTGATGCTTCTACTTTAGCCGTAATTTCTAAAGGAGAAAGAAACGTAGAGCTTCTTAAGCAGCCGGTAAACTCTCCGCTTCCTGTAGACAGCCAAGTGGCGATGATCTATGCTGGAACTGAGAACTTGTTGAGAAACGTTCCTATCAGAAAAGTAAAAGAATTCCAAAAAGAATATATTGAGTTCTTAAGATCTAAGCATCCAGATACAATGGCTGCAATTAAAGCTGGAAAAATCGATAACGATATTACTGGTGTTCTTAAGCAGGCGGCTAACGATTTAGCTTCTAAATATAACTAA
- the atpH gene encoding ATP synthase F1 subunit delta: protein MLTSKVAKRYAQGLLDFTNESGQTAVVFSEMKDVAKLMSESKDLNKFFMTPYIDAKKKIEVADEIFKGLSVSSQNLIKLVIKHGRENQLKNIAQEYINKVEDINGVQRITLTTATQLSNTNIEEILKSTDLVKSVSNYDLKVNINPSILGGYILRVGDQQVDASVKSKLNQVKKDFQLN from the coding sequence ATGCTTACATCTAAAGTAGCTAAAAGATACGCACAAGGTTTGCTGGACTTCACCAATGAATCCGGGCAGACAGCTGTGGTGTTTTCTGAAATGAAAGATGTTGCGAAATTGATGTCTGAATCTAAAGATTTGAACAAATTTTTCATGACACCCTATATTGATGCTAAAAAGAAAATAGAGGTAGCAGACGAGATTTTTAAAGGTTTATCTGTTTCTTCTCAAAACTTGATCAAATTGGTTATTAAACACGGTCGTGAAAACCAATTGAAGAATATCGCTCAAGAATACATCAATAAAGTAGAAGATATCAATGGAGTGCAGAGAATTACTCTTACCACTGCAACACAGCTTTCAAATACAAATATTGAAGAAATTCTAAAATCTACAGACCTGGTTAAATCCGTTTCAAATTATGATTTGAAAGTAAATATCAATCCATCTATCTTAGGAGGATATATTTTGAGAGTAGGAGACCAGCAGGTAGATGCATCTGTAAAAAGTAAACTTAATCAGGTTAAAAAAGATTTTCAATTAAACTGA
- a CDS encoding F0F1 ATP synthase subunit B has protein sequence MGIIEPGIGLLFWMTLTFVILLFLLAKFAWKPIVNAVNEREASIVDALNQAKLAKKEMEDLKSDNERIIREAKIERDAILKEAREIKDRIVGEAKDAAKNEGDKMIASAKQTIETEKNAAMADIKTQIGTISVTIAESILKQKLENSEAQNELVQNYLNKSNLN, from the coding sequence ATGGGAATTATAGAACCTGGAATTGGACTTTTATTTTGGATGACGCTTACTTTTGTTATCCTCTTGTTTCTTTTAGCAAAATTTGCTTGGAAACCAATTGTAAATGCAGTAAATGAAAGAGAAGCTTCTATCGTTGATGCTTTGAATCAAGCTAAATTGGCTAAAAAAGAAATGGAAGATCTTAAATCTGATAACGAAAGAATCATCCGTGAGGCTAAAATCGAAAGAGATGCTATCCTTAAAGAAGCTAGAGAAATTAAAGATAGAATTGTAGGAGAAGCTAAAGATGCGGCTAAAAATGAAGGGGACAAAATGATCGCTTCAGCTAAACAGACTATCGAAACGGAGAAAAATGCTGCTATGGCAGATATCAAAACTCAAATCGGTACTATTTCTGTAACGATTGCAGAGTCTATCCTAAAACAAAAATTAGAAAACAGCGAAGCACAAAACGAGCTGGTTCAGAATTATTTAAACAAATCTAATCTTAACTAA
- a CDS encoding ATP synthase F0 subunit C: MDLSTGAGLIYVGIGLAVLGVGLGIGKIGGHAMDAIARQPEQAGKIQGAMLIAAGLIEGAGLIAIIFGAFIK, translated from the coding sequence ATGGATTTATCAACTGGAGCAGGATTAATTTACGTAGGGATCGGTTTAGCAGTACTAGGAGTAGGTCTTGGTATCGGTAAAATCGGTGGTCACGCAATGGATGCTATCGCTAGACAGCCAGAACAAGCTGGTAAGATTCAAGGAGCAATGCTTATTGCTGCTGGTCTTATTGAAGGAGCTGGTCTTATTGCGATCATCTTTGGTGCTTTCATCAAGTAA
- the atpB gene encoding F0F1 ATP synthase subunit A has translation MNRKISSLFFAFLFVFISGLATAQHESEGEKSAEKVEHKEDGDKFNATKMIMEHIGDSNEWHLWTTKDDNGEEHHVSVPLPVIIKDNEGLHTFLSSSIAHGHEHDGYTLEEGQVVSTKGIQKATLFSIISGKQKSNEVFFDFSITKNAASMFLSVIFMMIVFIGMARNYKKSQLPKGFGKLLEPVVVFIRDEVAIPNIGSVKYKRYMPYLLTAFFFIWFNNLFGLIPFFPGGSNLTGNIAITAVLAVITLLITLFSANKDYWKHIFMPPVPLLLYPIMVPIEIIGIFTKPFALMMRLFANITAGHIMILAIISLIFIFKSPFLGFASVPLALFVSVLELLVAALQAYIFTVLSALFIGIAVAEHEHEHGHEEHAH, from the coding sequence ATGAACAGAAAGATTTCTTCCTTATTTTTCGCATTTTTATTTGTGTTTATTAGCGGTTTAGCTACTGCACAACATGAGTCTGAAGGTGAAAAATCAGCTGAAAAAGTAGAGCATAAAGAAGATGGCGACAAATTCAATGCTACCAAAATGATCATGGAACACATTGGTGATTCTAATGAATGGCATTTATGGACTACCAAAGATGACAACGGTGAAGAGCACCATGTTTCTGTTCCATTGCCGGTGATTATTAAAGATAATGAAGGACTGCATACTTTCCTTTCAAGCAGTATTGCTCACGGTCATGAACATGACGGGTATACTTTAGAAGAAGGACAGGTAGTTTCTACTAAAGGAATCCAAAAAGCAACTTTGTTTTCTATCATCAGCGGAAAACAAAAATCAAATGAAGTTTTCTTTGATTTTTCAATTACTAAGAACGCGGCTTCAATGTTCTTGTCTGTTATTTTTATGATGATCGTTTTCATAGGAATGGCAAGAAACTATAAAAAATCTCAATTACCAAAAGGATTCGGGAAATTACTTGAACCGGTAGTTGTTTTTATCAGAGACGAAGTGGCTATTCCAAATATCGGTTCTGTAAAATATAAAAGATATATGCCTTATCTTTTAACAGCATTCTTCTTTATTTGGTTCAACAACCTTTTCGGATTGATTCCTTTCTTTCCTGGAGGATCTAACCTTACTGGTAACATTGCCATTACTGCTGTACTAGCTGTTATTACTTTATTGATCACTTTATTTAGTGCTAATAAAGATTACTGGAAACATATTTTCATGCCGCCGGTACCATTATTATTATATCCGATCATGGTTCCGATTGAAATTATCGGGATTTTTACAAAGCCTTTCGCCTTGATGATGCGACTTTTTGCTAACATCACTGCAGGTCATATTATGATCTTAGCGATTATATCTTTGATCTTTATCTTTAAATCTCCGTTCTTAGGATTTGCATCTGTACCATTGGCATTATTTGTTTCTGTATTGGAATTATTAGTTGCCGCGCTGCAAGCTTATATATTTACAGTATTATCAGCATTGTTTATCGGTATCGCAGTTGCAGAACACGAGCACGAACATGGACACGAAGAACACGCTCACTAA
- the ffh gene encoding signal recognition particle protein — MFNSLQDKLDKALHNISGRGKITEINVAETVKEIRRALVDADVNYKVAKDLTKRVQDKALGQNVLTSLTPGQLMTKIVHDELVDLMGGSQEGINLSGKPSVILIAGLQGSGKTTFSGKLANFLKTKRNKKPLLVACDVYRPAAIDQLKVLGGQIGIPVYTEEGATNPSTIAENAIKFAHANNHDVVIVDTAGRLAIDENMMNEIKAIHYFIKPQETLFVVDSMTGQDAVNTAKAFNDALNFDGVVLTKLDGDTRGGAALTIRSVVEKPIKFISTGEKMEALDIFYPERMADRILGMGDVVSLVERAQEQFDEEEAKKLHKKIAKNEFGFDDFLKQINQIKKMGNMKDLMGMIPGVGKAIKDVEISDDAFKHIEAIIYSMTPDERRKPSIINTQRKQRIAKGAGRKIEDVNQLMKQFEQMGKMMKMMQGPQGKQMMQMMSKMPNMPGMGGMLGK; from the coding sequence ATGTTTAATAGTTTACAGGATAAATTAGACAAAGCGCTTCATAATATTTCCGGACGTGGAAAAATTACAGAAATCAATGTTGCGGAAACCGTAAAAGAGATTCGTAGAGCATTGGTAGATGCCGATGTTAATTATAAAGTAGCAAAAGATCTTACTAAAAGAGTTCAGGATAAAGCTTTAGGACAGAACGTACTTACTTCTCTTACTCCGGGACAGTTGATGACTAAAATTGTTCACGACGAGTTGGTAGATTTAATGGGCGGTTCTCAGGAAGGAATTAATCTTTCAGGAAAACCTTCTGTAATTCTTATTGCAGGTCTTCAGGGTTCTGGTAAAACCACGTTTTCCGGAAAGCTGGCTAATTTTTTAAAAACTAAAAGAAATAAAAAACCTTTGTTGGTTGCGTGTGATGTTTACCGTCCTGCTGCGATCGATCAGTTAAAAGTTTTAGGAGGCCAGATCGGTATTCCGGTTTATACTGAAGAAGGAGCTACCAATCCGTCTACTATTGCTGAAAACGCTATAAAGTTTGCTCATGCCAATAACCACGATGTAGTAATTGTGGATACTGCGGGACGTTTAGCAATTGACGAGAACATGATGAATGAGATAAAAGCTATTCATTATTTTATCAAACCCCAGGAAACATTGTTCGTTGTAGATTCAATGACAGGTCAAGATGCTGTAAATACGGCAAAAGCATTTAATGATGCTTTAAATTTTGATGGAGTTGTTCTTACAAAATTAGACGGTGATACAAGAGGGGGTGCTGCTTTAACGATCCGTTCTGTTGTAGAAAAGCCGATCAAGTTCATCTCTACAGGTGAAAAGATGGAAGCCTTAGATATCTTCTATCCAGAAAGGATGGCTGACAGAATCCTAGGAATGGGAGATGTTGTTTCCCTAGTAGAAAGAGCTCAGGAGCAGTTTGATGAAGAAGAGGCTAAAAAACTTCACAAAAAAATTGCTAAGAACGAATTTGGTTTTGATGATTTCCTAAAACAGATCAACCAAATTAAGAAAATGGGTAATATGAAGGATTTGATGGGGATGATTCCAGGAGTTGGAAAAGCGATTAAAGATGTAGAGATCAGTGATGATGCTTTCAAACATATTGAAGCGATCATCTACTCTATGACTCCAGATGAAAGAAGAAAACCTTCTATTATCAATACGCAGAGAAAACAGAGAATTGCAAAAGGAGCAGGAAGAAAAATTGAAGATGTAAACCAGCTGATGAAGCAGTTTGAGCAGATGGGTAAGATGATGAAGATGATGCAGGGGCCTCAAGGAAAGCAGATGATGCAGATGATGAGCAAAATGCCGAATATGCCGGGAATGGGCGGAATGCTTGGTAAATAA
- a CDS encoding porin family protein, giving the protein MKKLLLTAAAVVLFTTVNAQTKFGVKAGYSLSKLNSDEDLDTFDGVDGSLKSKSGFYIGALVEHKFTNTFALQGEVQYANLGGRAEVGISGITVVENFNLNRIVIPVAAKYYVTPELGIYAGPFVSFKTNTKVNVKVKGAQSDPQALNAAENFLENAFDDSLKSSEFGLFFGAEYNAYKGIFFDARYSFGLSNMIKDPVYDEKMKMNFLQIGVGYKFK; this is encoded by the coding sequence ATGAAAAAACTCTTATTAACAGCCGCCGCTGTAGTGCTTTTTACGACGGTAAATGCACAGACTAAATTTGGTGTAAAAGCTGGATATTCATTATCTAAGTTGAATTCTGATGAAGACTTAGATACTTTTGATGGAGTAGACGGAAGTCTTAAATCTAAATCAGGATTCTACATTGGAGCATTGGTAGAACATAAGTTCACTAATACATTTGCTTTACAAGGGGAAGTACAGTATGCGAATTTAGGAGGCAGGGCAGAAGTTGGAATATCTGGAATTACGGTTGTAGAAAATTTCAACCTGAACAGAATTGTAATCCCTGTTGCCGCTAAATATTATGTGACTCCTGAATTAGGAATATATGCAGGCCCATTTGTAAGTTTCAAAACAAATACGAAGGTGAATGTGAAGGTAAAAGGAGCACAGTCTGATCCGCAGGCTTTAAATGCTGCAGAAAACTTTTTGGAAAATGCTTTTGATGATAGTCTTAAATCTTCAGAATTTGGATTATTCTTTGGCGCAGAATATAATGCGTATAAAGGTATTTTCTTTGATGCACGTTATAGTTTCGGACTGTCTAATATGATTAAAGATCCTGTGTATGACGAAAAAATGAAAATGAACTTCCTTCAGATAGGAGTAGGATATAAATTTAAATAA
- a CDS encoding outer membrane beta-barrel protein produces MKKLLLAGAVALFGLSNAQIAKGTTYVSGTVGYSSTENNNTDTKEDNFRVIPTVGYFVGTNVAVGVGVGYASDVNKTDVVNGYTKTTNSAFVVEPFARKYWTLGEKLYIFGQLSVPMEFGSDKREVSADNASISTKEKYNAFGVSIKPGLDYFLNKNWTIEATIGDFGYSNFKYKNAKSIDNYRFGLDLASVSIGVKYVFAK; encoded by the coding sequence ATGAAAAAATTATTATTAGCGGGTGCTGTTGCACTTTTTGGTTTATCTAATGCTCAGATTGCAAAAGGAACTACTTATGTTTCTGGAACTGTTGGATATTCTTCAACTGAAAATAACAATACAGATACAAAAGAAGATAACTTCAGAGTAATTCCTACTGTAGGATATTTCGTTGGAACTAATGTAGCTGTAGGGGTAGGAGTAGGATATGCTTCTGACGTAAACAAAACTGATGTTGTAAATGGTTACACTAAAACTACTAACTCTGCATTTGTAGTTGAGCCTTTCGCAAGAAAATATTGGACTTTAGGAGAGAAATTATATATCTTCGGTCAACTTTCAGTTCCTATGGAATTCGGAAGCGACAAAAGAGAAGTTTCTGCTGATAACGCTAGCATCTCTACAAAAGAGAAATATAATGCATTTGGAGTTTCTATTAAGCCAGGTTTAGATTATTTCTTAAACAAAAACTGGACTATCGAAGCTACAATTGGTGATTTCGGATACAGCAACTTTAAGTACAAAAATGCTAAAAGCATTGATAACTACAGATTTGGATTAGACTTAGCGTCAGTTTCTATCGGTGTTAAATATGTTTTTGCTAAGTAA